TCCACGCATGATCGGGGATGGGGCTGTTGATATGAACGAAGTCGATCTCAGGATCGGCGAGAACTTCTTCGAATTTCGCGTAGCGTTTGTTGATTTCGAGCGCGTCGGCCAGCTTGTTCATCGCCGCCACGTCGCGGCGGCAGACGGCGGCCACTTCCGCGTCCGGATGCTTTTTGTAGATCGGTAAGAATTCGGCCCCGAATCCGAGACCGACCATTGCCACGCGCACTGGTCGTCGGGTTGCCATGTCGCCGCCCCTTTTTCAGTCCAAGAGAGAGATTGCGGCGCGCCGCCGCGAGGAGAGTAGAGATCCCCCAAAATATCGATACTAACTCCCGGTTTCGCAAGCCAGAATGAGAAATAGCGCAGAAGACCTTCGATCTTTCACTTTCGTGACTAGACTAGGGGGGAGCGCAGTAGACTCGCATCCGCCGGCAGAAAATGCAACGTTGCACGCCGGATTCGGAAGCTAGGGCCGCCCACTGCACGGCGGCTCGCATCCATGGAGTCGCACGCGCTTGCCCTCGACGTTAACGTTCACCAACTCGCCGCGTGTTTTGGCTGATTCGATGCGCAAACGACGCTCCGTCGCCCTGCTATTGGAAACGTCGAATGCCTATTCGCGCGGATTGCTCGACGGCATCATCGCCTACCAGCGCGAGCATGAACTCTGGTCGATTTACATCGGCGAGCAACAGCGCGGCGCCAAGCCACCGGCCTGGTTCAGCAACTGGCAAGGCGACGGCATCATCGCCCGCATCGAGACTGAGGCGATTGCGGCCGCGGTGAAGCGCTCGGGCCTGCCCGCCGTCGACGTCAGCGCGGCCCGCAGCGTGCCGCACCTGCCATGGGTCGAAACAAACGACCGCGAAATCGCCCGCCTCGCCGCCTCGCACCTCATTGAGCGCGGCTTCCGGGAACTCGCCTTCTACGGCGAGCCGGTCTTCAACTGGTCACAGTGGCGTGAGGACCACTTCACTGATTTCGCGCGACAGAGCGGTTGCAACTGCCAGGTCTTCCGCGCCGCCTCGCGCGTGGAGAAGGGCTTCTCGTGGGCCCGCGAACGTCGGCGGCTGATCGCGTGGGTCCGCAAGCTGCCGAAGCCAATCGGCGTGATGGCTTGCTACGACTTTGGCGGCCAGCAATTGCTCGACGTCTGCCGCGAACTCGACATCGCCGTGCCGGAGCAGGTGGCGGTGATCGGCGTCGACGACGACGCCCGGCTCTGCCGACTTTGCACGCCGCCGCTTTCGAGCGTGATTCCCGACACTCATCGCGCCGGCTACGAGGCGGCGAAACTGCTCGACCGCATGATGAGCGGCGAGCGAATTGTCGGCGAAGCGATCCTCATTCCGCCCCGTGGCGTGGCCCAACGACAATCGAGCGACGTCTACGCGGTCGACGACCTCGACGTCGTCGCCGCCCTGCGATTCATCCGCGAACATGCGTGCGACGGCATCTCAGTCGGCGACGTGCTCCGCGTCGTGCCGCTGTCGCGACGGATGCTGGAGCACCGCTTCCAAAAGCTGATCGGCCGCACGCCGCACGCCGAGATCATGCGGATCCGCATCGAACGGACCTCGCGGCTGCTGCGGGAGACTGATCTCACGCTGGCGGAAATCGCCACCCGTACGGGGTTCCCGCACGCGGAGTATTTATCGGTAGCGTTCAAACGCCAAACCGGCCAAACCCCGCGCGGCTACCGCCGCGACAGCCGCACATCCTCGCGATAAAGCCGCGACCGGTGGTCGCGGTCCCCGCAATCGGCATTGCCATTCCGCGCCGCCACCGCGACCACCGGTCGCGGCTTTGTGGCCGCCAAATCGATCAACCGATTTTCGCGCGCAAATGCGGAATGATGACGCTTGGCACAAACCTCGCCAATTCCTCATCCCCGGCCAGCGACGCAATCTGTTTGATCAGCGAACTCGACACGTGTGAAAACTGATCATCGGCCATCAGAAAGACGGTTTCGATATCCGAGTCGAGCTGCCGATTCGCGAGCGTCATCGTGAATTCCGACTCGATGTCGCCCAGCGAGCGCACCCCGCGGACGATTACCCGTGAGCCGCATTCACGGACGAAGCGGACGGCCAGCCCGGAGAACATCTTCACTTCGACGTTTGCCAAGTGCTGCGTAGCGAGCTTGATCAGATCGACCCGCTCCTCGGCCGTGAAGAGCGACTGCTTGTCGATGTTGTGGCCGACGCCGACGATCAGCTCGTCGACCAACCGGCTGCTCCGCTCAATGACGTTCAAATGCCCCAAGGAAATGGGGTCGAACGAGCCAGTGTAAACAGCGCGACGAGCCATGCGCGATAGTTCCAGGGCAGGGGGATGGAGCGGAGTCAAACCCCATTCTCGTTATCGAGACGCCACTTCGCAATCGCGCCTGCAAGCGGTTCCAGCGAGCCGCGGGGTTCATCCCCGCGGTTCCCACGCATCCCCGCCCGACGCCTACCCCACTTTCTTCCCCACCAGCGCCAGCGACACTCGACTCGCCACCGGATCGACCCACCGCCGCACCGTCTCCGGCTTGAGGAACGAGAAATTCGCAAAGATCATCGCCAGCCCGAAGGTGATCATCCCCATAAACATCGCGATCCCGCCATGGACCGCCACCGCCGTCCAAATCATCCACGGCCGGGTGAAGCGGTTCCACACCAGGAAGGCGTAAGAGAGTTCCCAGAACACCGTCAGATGGGTGAAGAACGCGATCAAGAATGGCCAATCAGCCATCCATGTAAGCGGCAGCGATTGGTACTCGTAGTTGGCCGCCGCCCACCACATCGCGGTGCCGACGCGCCAGGTGTTGCCTTCGATCTTCGCCAAGGCGGAGAAGAAGTAGACGACGCAGAGATGCAACTGCAGCAGCCGGATTGCGACGTTCGCCGCGGTACTCGGCGCAGGTTCGCTCGCATCGCCGCGTCGCAGCCGCCACAGCCGATCGAGCGAGTAGCGCGCCCCGCACGGCCCCAGCATGAGGTACATCGCCATCATGCAGTTGGCTTTGTCGAGCCCGTAAAACGCGCCGGGGGTGACGCGATGAACGTACGATACCGCCAGCAGGTAAGCGAGCACCGCCGACACCCGCGAGAACAGCCCGAGAAACAGGCACGCAAACACGCACAGCGCCAGAATATGCACCGTCCACAGCAGCCAGTTGGGGCCAATCCAGTCGAAGATGCTCCACACCGTCACCTCGCGGCCTGGCATGCTTTTGAGCATTTCGACCGGCGTGTAGCCGTCGCGGCCGATGAACCCCGCCAGGTCGAACGACCAGATGAAGTGCGTGTAGAGCATCATCCCGCCGGCCAGCAGCCGGATGAGCGCAAGCGTCGCCGGGTCGGTCGGCGTGAACCAAAAGTTGTTCCACGCCCGCCAGAGTTCGGCGAAGTAGTTGCGAGTTGAAGCGACGAGCGTCGTCATGGCGTCCCTCCTGCGGGAGCTGGTTCCGAGGGACGGGGGGGGAGCCGATGCTGAAACTCGCCGAGATTTTCGTACGTCGACGGAGCGTCGATCCGCATGCCGTCTTTCACTTGCTGCGGCGTCAGCAGGTGATGCCGCACCATCGTCAGCTTCGCCCACTCGCCGTCATGCTTCTTGATCAGGTACTCGGCGATTTTGTTCTCCCATCCAATACCGGAGGTCGCCTGATCGCGGGACTGCTCCACCAGCATCATGTGCCGGTGATAGAACAGCCGTGGCCACTGCTCGCGCCGATCGGGGAAGCGCCCTTCAGCGATCTTCTCGTTGGCAGCGTTGTAAATCTCGTACTTGATCAGATGGCTTGCCGTTGGATCGGGCGAGAAGAAGTTGTAGCCGTGATTGACGAACACCAGGTTCGCGTAGTGATGGAGATACTTCGCCAGCGCGATCGGAATCACCGGCAACTGCGGCGGGTATTGCTGCGGGTCGAGTTGCTCAATCGGGATCGGCTGCCCCTGAGAGTTCAGCGGCGTGCCGCCCGGCTCGATCATCGGCACCACCGACGAACTCAGCTGCAGATGCCACGGCGAGACGAACACGGCAACCAAGTGAAACGCCACCAGCATGCTCACCAGCACCCGCGCGAACGGGCCCCACGGCCACGGCGACGGAGTCTTGGGCTTCGCTGGTTTGGCCGGCTTCGGCTTGGCCTCGGGCGCAGGGGCGGGCGCGGGCTTTTTCTCGCCTGCCGCCGGCTGAGGGGGAGTTTCAGGACGTTGCTTACTCATGAATGCCACAGGTGCGACGCCCCGTTGAGGGCGTTCCAGGCCGTATTTCTAGCCCCGGGCTTCGCCCGGGGGTTGTTCGCCGCGACGAGTTGGCTCGTCGACTGGTGCGCCACCCCCGGGCGAAGCCCGGGGCTAAAAAAGGCTGCAGGTTCCGTATGCGTGTAGCAAACGAAAAACCCCCGCATCGGTCAACGCCGATGCGGGGGTAAAACTGCGTCAAGAGCGAAAAATGGCGAACTTAGTTGGCCGCCACCTTCAGGGCATTCCCGGCGAGCTCGAAGGCGAGCTCGTAGGTCTTGCCACCCTCGATGTCGAGGGTCTTCTCTTCGACCAAGGTCTTGCCGTCTTGCTCGAGCTCGACGCGGACGGTGTAACCGTTCCACATCTGGCCGGCGTTCAGGCTGTTGGTCGTGTAGCTGCGGACTTCGCCGGTTTGCTCCGTCGGGGCGCCAGCCAAGGTGACCTTGGCTCCGGCCGGGACGTTGAGCTTCAGCTCGGTCTGGGCGGTCTTGTCGCTGCTATCGGCGCCGCCGAAAGCCAGCTGGACGTTCTCGCCGGCGGTCAGGCGGACGACCTTGTCTTCGGTCATCGGCTTGCCGTCGCGTTCAAAGTGAACCCGCAGCTTGTAGGAGTACGAACGGCCTGGCTTCAGGCCGCGCGACACGTAGTGACGCTCGGCGCCAGTGCTGTTGGTGGCCAGGTCGTTGACGAAGACCTTGGCGTCGGCCGGCAGGCTGACGAAGATCGTCGCTTCGGTGGCCGAGGCGCTCGGGGTGGCGGGGGTGGCTTCAACCGGAACTTCCGGCGAGGTCACTTCGCCTTCGGCGGGGTACGACTCGTAGACGGCGCCGCCGTACGAACCGCTGCTGCCCGACGACGAACCGTAGCTACCCGAGCTGCTGTAGCTGGCATAGCTGCCCGACGAGGAGCCGTAGCTGCCCGACGACGAGTAACGGGCCGCCTTGCGGGCGTGCCAACGCGAGAACAAGCCCGGACGGCCGTAGCTGCCCGAGGAACCGCTGCTGCTGTAGCTGGCGTAGCTGCCCGACGAGGAGCCGTAGCTGCCCGAGCTGCTGTAGGCGCTGTAGGTGGCATAGCTGCCGCCGTAGCTGCCGCTCGAGGCATAGCTGCCCGACGAAGCGTAGCTGCCGCTCGAGGCGTAGCTGCCGCTGGAACCGTAGCTGCCGCGCGAGCGAGCCGAGGCTTCGCCAGCAGCAACCGCGACCATCCCTGCCGCAACGACCGCAACCGCGACCAGCTTAGTGTTGCCGAATCTCATCTCTTCATTCCCCCTGAGGACCTTGAATTTTTGGATCATTTCGAACTGGGCAACGATCCCTGCCTGGTCGATGGCAAGACGCCGAGCGGATAACCGCACTCGACCGACACATCGGTAACATAGCAGCGGGGGGGTGTAATTCAAGGAACTTGCGAAGAATTAACCGGTTCTGGCGATTAGGAAATACAGCTAATATTGGGCGATAGGGGTATTGATCCCATGCTGGCGTCACGGTCGTTACGACCGGCGCCAACGGCCCTCCGCTAACCTATTTGCCGGCATGCACGGCGCGCAATTCGAGGTCATCGAGATCGAGTCGCCCGGTCGCGCCGTTGAGCCCAATGCGAATGATCGCCTCGCGCGCGGCGAGCGGCACGCGAACCATCCGCTCCTCGCGACGCCAACCGAAGGTCCCTTTCCACGGCCCAAGCTCGACCGTGTCGATCACTGCCCGCCGCTCGTCGTAGAAGTTGACGATCACGCCCGGCGTCTCGCCCGCAGCGGCCGCGATCCCCTTGGCACCGACTTGGCAGCTCACCTCGATTTGGCTGACCTTCCGACCGTCGATCGCCATTCCCTGGAGCGCTTGGCTGATGAGCCCCGGCTCGCTGTTCGTAAACCGTATGAAGCGCTTGCCGCCGGACGCCGGCTCGTCGGCCGAGCCCTCCACCGTGGTCGCCTGCCGCAAATAATGCCAGCCAACGGGGTCGCTCGTCTTGCCAACGACCTCTTCAAAACCGCCGTTGCGAACCGTCGGATGGAGCGGATCGGGCTGCACCTGCCGCGAATCCTCGGCGGCGCCGGTCATCGGTACGAAGAGCGTCGCCTGCAGTGGTTCGCTCTCCAGCTTGCCGTCGCGTTTGGTCATCCGCACGAGATTCTGCTGGTAGCGCTCGCCGACGGGAATGATCATCTCGCCTCCCTCGCGCAGTTGATCGACGAGCGGCTGCGGCACGCTCTCCGGCGAGCAAGTGACGATGATCTTGTCGAACGGCGCCGCCTCGGGCCAGCCTTTAAATCCGTCGCCGATGCGGACGTGGACGTTGTCGTATTTCAATCGTTCGAGCGCTCGCTTCGCCCGTTTGCCAAGCGGCTCGACGATCTCGATCGTGTAAACGTCTTTCACCAGGGGGCTGAGCACCGCCGCTTGATAGCCGCTGCCGGTGCCGATTTCGAGCACGCGATCCGTTGCCTTCGGCCGCAGCTGCTCGGTCATGTAGGCGACGACGAACGGCGGCGAGATCGTTTGCCGATCGCCGATCGGCAGCGCCGCATCGAGGTAGGCGTAAGGGCGATACGCACTCGGCATGAATTGATGCCGCGGCGTCGCCTGCATCGCCTTGAGCACGCGTGGATCTTTCACGCCCGCGGCTTCGATTTCCTCAGCAACCATCTTCGCTCGTTGAGCAGCATACTCCTGCTCGGTTGGGGCAGGGGCCTGCGCCGCGACGTTAAGCGGCGCTGTGCACAGCAGCGAGAGAATCGCGAAAACGCCGAGAAAACCGGCGTTTTGACGGAGTTCGCTTGCAGACTTCCACATGGTCGGACTCACGAACGAGGCGTTAAACGGCTACGATAAACTTTTGCAGGAAGCGATCAGAATTTTGTGGGAGGCGTCTCCGACGCCGAAACCGGTCACCGACACGAGCGGTCGTAGCAGCTCAACGCCGCTTCGGGGTCGGAGACCCCTCCCACAGATTCTTGGGCAAGGCCGTGCATCCATTGATTCTAGCACAGCCGCATAAATCGGAGATTCGGCGTGAACGGCGAGATTGAGGCGGTACGCAACGAGCTTCGCGCGGCAATGCCCGTGGCCCAGAACTGGGCCTACTTCGACCACGCCGCTGTCGCCCCTGTGACGGCGCCAGCCGCCGCGGCGATGCGCACTTGGATCGATCAATCGCTCGAGGAGGGCGATACGATGTGGCCCGAGTGGGCCCGGCAGCTAAAGCAAGTTCGCCAATCGGCGGCGACGCTAGTCGGCGCCACGCCGGCGGAGATCGCGCTCGTCCCCAACACGACGGCCGGGATCAACCTCGTGGCCGAGGGGCTCGATTGGCGCGCCGGCGACAACGTCGTCACGCTCGCCGACGAGTATCCGTCGAATCTCTACCCCTGGATGAACCTCGCCGCCCGCGGCGTCGAAACCCGCCGCGTGCCGACCGCCGACGGCGTCGTCGATTACGACCAACTCGCCGCCCACTGCGACGAGCGGACGCGAATCATCACGGTCAGCTGGGTCGCCTTCTCGAACGGCTGCCGCCGCGATCTGAACGCCATCGCCGAGGTCGCTGCCCGCCAGGGGACGCTGCTGTTCGTCGATGCGATCCAAGGCCTCGGCGCGTTCCCGCTCGATGTGAGCCAAACGCCAATCGACTTCCTCGCGGCCGACGGGCACAAGTGGATGCTCGGCCCTGAAGGCGCCGGCATCGCCTACATCCGTCGCGATCGCCTGCCGCTGCTCACGCCTACTGCTGTCGGCGCCCACAGCGTCGTCCACGCCCAGGATTACGCCCACATCGAACTGAAGCTGAAGCAGGACGCCTCACGGTACGAAGGGGGTTCGGTGAACGTCCCCGGCATGCTCGGGCTAGGCGCGAGCCTCGACCTGCTGCAATCGCTCGGCATCGACCGCGTCGCCGCCTCGGTGCTGGAGATCAGCGATCATCTGGTGAGCGAGTTGCAGCAACTCGGCATGCGGGTGATCTCACCCCGCGCGGGCGAGCAGCGGAGCGGCATCGTTTCGTTTGAGTACCCGAACGCTGATTTGAACGCCGTTCGCCGCCATTGCCTCGAACGCCAGATCGCGCTCGCCACCCGCGCGGGGCGGATCCGCGTGAGTCCCCATGCGTACAACAACCATGACGACGTGGCACAGTTGATCGACGCGCTGCGCAGCTATCAAGGATAAACGCCCGATGAAGACCGATGCATACCCAGCCCTTAGCGGTTCCAAGAGCGATCGATTGTGGGAGGCGTCTCCGACGCCGATTTCGCGTTGCCAATTAAGTTGCTTCGGCAGGCGATCCGTACTCGGCGTCGGAGACGCCTCCCACAAAATCCTGCTTGCGGCATCGCTCGCGGTGGGGTTGCTCGCGGCCGCTCAAGCAGTCGCGGATGAGTCGGCGCCCGCCACCTACAAAAACCCCATCGTCACCGCCGGCAATCCCGCCGATCCGCACGTGATCCGCGTCGGCGATACCTACTACCTCTACGCCACGACGTATGGCCGCGGTTACGACGTCCTCACGTCAAAAGATCTCGTCCACTGGAAGAACGAGGGAAGCGCGTTCGACGATCCCCGCGGCGGGGCGTGGGCGCCCGACGTCTTCCACAACGTCCGCGGCGACGGCAAGTTCTACCTCTACTACACCGACAACGACCCCGCCCACGACGAGGGTGGCGCGCGGAAGCAAATCGGCGTCGCCGTGGCCGACAGCCCGCGCGGGCCGTTCGTCGATAAGGCGGTGCTCGCCCCCGGTTCAATCGACGCCCACTTGTTCCGGGACGACGACGGGCAGCTTTACCTCTACTACGTCGAGATCCTCGACGGTTTCAAGATCTACGGCCAGCAGATGAGCGATCCCGTCACGCCCGAGGGCGAACGCGTGCTGCTCATCCAGCCGACCGAGCCGTGGGAAATGGCGTCGGGCCACGTCACCGAAGGGCCGTTCGTGCTCAAGCATGACGGGCGGTACTACCTAATGTTCTCCGGCAGCGGCGCCGACTCCCGCCACTACGCCATTGGCTACGCCACGTCGAAATCGCCGCTCGGGCCGTTCGAAAAGTACGCGAAGAACCCGATCGTCTCGCAAAGCGAAACACTCTTCGGGCCCGGCCACCACTGCGTCGTCGCGACGCCCGAAGGGAAGCTGTGGATGATCTACCACCAGAAGCACGACGGCGAGATCAACTGGCGGCGGTTCCTGGCGATCGACCCGCTCTGGTTCGACGACGCCGGCGTACTGCATGGCAAAGTAACCCGCGACACCGACGAGCCGGCGCCGTAGCGAATCTGGCTCACGACGTTGAATGCTCCGGCCCCCTCCCCCTTGAGGGGAGGGCTGGGGAGGGGGTGGAACGTTGATACCCGCTTCTTTCACCCCTCCCTAACCCTCCCCCTCAAGAGGAGGGAACCTCAGGGTACACAGTCCCAAAATGCAAAAGCGTCGTCGTCAAACGGATTCCTGCACTCAAACGCAGATGTTACG
This sequence is a window from Lacipirellula parvula. Protein-coding genes within it:
- a CDS encoding aminotransferase class V-fold PLP-dependent enzyme encodes the protein MNGEIEAVRNELRAAMPVAQNWAYFDHAAVAPVTAPAAAAMRTWIDQSLEEGDTMWPEWARQLKQVRQSAATLVGATPAEIALVPNTTAGINLVAEGLDWRAGDNVVTLADEYPSNLYPWMNLAARGVETRRVPTADGVVDYDQLAAHCDERTRIITVSWVAFSNGCRRDLNAIAEVAARQGTLLFVDAIQGLGAFPLDVSQTPIDFLAADGHKWMLGPEGAGIAYIRRDRLPLLTPTAVGAHSVVHAQDYAHIELKLKQDASRYEGGSVNVPGMLGLGASLDLLQSLGIDRVAASVLEISDHLVSELQQLGMRVISPRAGEQRSGIVSFEYPNADLNAVRRHCLERQIALATRAGRIRVSPHAYNNHDDVAQLIDALRSYQG
- a CDS encoding HTTM domain-containing protein, with protein sequence MTTLVASTRNYFAELWRAWNNFWFTPTDPATLALIRLLAGGMMLYTHFIWSFDLAGFIGRDGYTPVEMLKSMPGREVTVWSIFDWIGPNWLLWTVHILALCVFACLFLGLFSRVSAVLAYLLAVSYVHRVTPGAFYGLDKANCMMAMYLMLGPCGARYSLDRLWRLRRGDASEPAPSTAANVAIRLLQLHLCVVYFFSALAKIEGNTWRVGTAMWWAAANYEYQSLPLTWMADWPFLIAFFTHLTVFWELSYAFLVWNRFTRPWMIWTAVAVHGGIAMFMGMITFGLAMIFANFSFLKPETVRRWVDPVASRVSLALVGKKVG
- a CDS encoding glycoside hydrolase family 43 protein, giving the protein MKTDAYPALSGSKSDRLWEASPTPISRCQLSCFGRRSVLGVGDASHKILLAASLAVGLLAAAQAVADESAPATYKNPIVTAGNPADPHVIRVGDTYYLYATTYGRGYDVLTSKDLVHWKNEGSAFDDPRGGAWAPDVFHNVRGDGKFYLYYTDNDPAHDEGGARKQIGVAVADSPRGPFVDKAVLAPGSIDAHLFRDDDGQLYLYYVEILDGFKIYGQQMSDPVTPEGERVLLIQPTEPWEMASGHVTEGPFVLKHDGRYYLMFSGSGADSRHYAIGYATSKSPLGPFEKYAKNPIVSQSETLFGPGHHCVVATPEGKLWMIYHQKHDGEINWRRFLAIDPLWFDDAGVLHGKVTRDTDEPAP
- a CDS encoding xylose operon transcription regulator XylR, which translates into the protein MRKRRSVALLLETSNAYSRGLLDGIIAYQREHELWSIYIGEQQRGAKPPAWFSNWQGDGIIARIETEAIAAAVKRSGLPAVDVSAARSVPHLPWVETNDREIARLAASHLIERGFRELAFYGEPVFNWSQWREDHFTDFARQSGCNCQVFRAASRVEKGFSWARERRRLIAWVRKLPKPIGVMACYDFGGQQLLDVCRELDIAVPEQVAVIGVDDDARLCRLCTPPLSSVIPDTHRAGYEAAKLLDRMMSGERIVGEAILIPPRGVAQRQSSDVYAVDDLDVVAALRFIREHACDGISVGDVLRVVPLSRRMLEHRFQKLIGRTPHAEIMRIRIERTSRLLRETDLTLAEIATRTGFPHAEYLSVAFKRQTGQTPRGYRRDSRTSSR
- a CDS encoding protein-L-isoaspartate(D-aspartate) O-methyltransferase, yielding MWKSASELRQNAGFLGVFAILSLLCTAPLNVAAQAPAPTEQEYAAQRAKMVAEEIEAAGVKDPRVLKAMQATPRHQFMPSAYRPYAYLDAALPIGDRQTISPPFVVAYMTEQLRPKATDRVLEIGTGSGYQAAVLSPLVKDVYTIEIVEPLGKRAKRALERLKYDNVHVRIGDGFKGWPEAAPFDKIIVTCSPESVPQPLVDQLREGGEMIIPVGERYQQNLVRMTKRDGKLESEPLQATLFVPMTGAAEDSRQVQPDPLHPTVRNGGFEEVVGKTSDPVGWHYLRQATTVEGSADEPASGGKRFIRFTNSEPGLISQALQGMAIDGRKVSQIEVSCQVGAKGIAAAAGETPGVIVNFYDERRAVIDTVELGPWKGTFGWRREERMVRVPLAAREAIIRIGLNGATGRLDLDDLELRAVHAGK
- a CDS encoding TIGR03000 domain-containing protein → MRFGNTKLVAVAVVAAGMVAVAAGEASARSRGSYGSSGSYASSGSYASSGSYASSGSYGGSYATYSAYSSSGSYGSSSGSYASYSSSGSSGSYGRPGLFSRWHARKAARYSSSGSYGSSSGSYASYSSSGSYGSSSGSSGSYGGAVYESYPAEGEVTSPEVPVEATPATPSASATEATIFVSLPADAKVFVNDLATNSTGAERHYVSRGLKPGRSYSYKLRVHFERDGKPMTEDKVVRLTAGENVQLAFGGADSSDKTAQTELKLNVPAGAKVTLAGAPTEQTGEVRSYTTNSLNAGQMWNGYTVRVELEQDGKTLVEEKTLDIEGGKTYELAFELAGNALKVAAN
- the coaD gene encoding pantetheine-phosphate adenylyltransferase, which encodes MARRAVYTGSFDPISLGHLNVIERSSRLVDELIVGVGHNIDKQSLFTAEERVDLIKLATQHLANVEVKMFSGLAVRFVRECGSRVIVRGVRSLGDIESEFTMTLANRQLDSDIETVFLMADDQFSHVSSSLIKQIASLAGDEELARFVPSVIIPHLRAKIG